The genomic window GAAAATCTGCGGTAAGTGCCAGTTTACGGCCGGATTCCGGCGACGGTGATGTAACGCCGCGAACAGTTCCGATCGTCACCGGTCGGCTCCCGACCTCAGACGTTTCGGGCGATCGTCAGGTAGCCCGTGTGACCCACCGGCGCGGTCGACGGCCGCGAGCCGCGGTCGTCGAACTGCATCTCCCGCTGGATCGTCTCGCGCGTGCGGACGTTCGACAGGTCGACCTCGCGGGCCGCCGCGACGACCTCGCGGGTCGACTCGATGAACGGGCTGTAGACCGCGATGAAGCCGCCGTCGACCAGCAGATCGGGCGCGTGCTCGACGACGGCCGCCGCGTCGCCCGTATCGAGGGTCAGCACGTCGAACGACGAGGGCTCGAGCGCGTCGATCTCGTCGGTCAGATCGCCGGTCCGGACGTCGACGCTGTCGTCGACGCCGCCGAGTTTCATGTTCTCTCGGGCGACGTCCGCGAACTCCGGATCGCGTTCGTAGGTCACCACCTCGGCGCCCGCGCGGGCCATCGAGGCCGCGAGCACGCCCGTTCCGGTGCCGGTGTCGAGCACGCGGTCGCCCCGCGAGACGCCGGTCTCGCCGATCACCAGTCCGACGTCGCGGGGGACCATCGGCGCCCCCGTCCGCTCGAACTGGTGAAACAGGTCCGGGCCGCGAAGCCGGCGCACCCGAAACGCCTCGCCGAGATGCGTCTCGACGGTGTCGCCCGGCTGGACGTCCTCGGGGACCTCGAGCACGCCCAGATCCGTTCCCTGCTCGCCGCCGGGTCGGATCAGGTACTCGCGGTCGCCCTTGACGAGCAGGACGGGGACGCGGTCGTCCGCGTCCACATCTGCATCCGCGTCCGCAGTCCCGTCGGCGCTCGCGGTTCCGTCTCCGTTCGCGTCGGTCTCGGAAGCGCTATCGTCGGTCACGTCACTCGAGACGCTCGACCGCCGCGGCGAGATCGCCGTCGACCGCCTCGAGCGCGTCGCGGGCGTCGTCCTCGCTCACGCCGGCGCGGGTGGCGACGAGTTCGACGTCCTCGTCGGGGATCGCGTCCCCGGCGTCCGCGTCGGCGCCGGCGCTGGCGCCGGCGGCACCGGACTCGACCTGTTCGGGCGAGCCGATGATCTGGTAGGTCTCCTCGCCGCGGGCGTCCATCTTGGTGACCTCGGCATTGTTGAAGACGAGGTCGTACTCGTCGGTGCGGATGATGACCTCCTCGGCGTCGATATCCTCGACGTCGATCCCCATCTGTTGCATCATCTGTTCCATCTTGCGCGGATTCAGACCGCCGCCGCCTCCTCCAAACATACCCGATACGTCGCCACCCGCGACCTTTTACTCTGCGGTTCAAACTTTTACTCTGTGTGCGGTCGCTTCGCGACCGCACTCGGTAAAACTTTGATGAAAAGCGCTCCTCCCTCCGTTCTCTCACTCCTTTCAGTCGTTCGGTCACATCGGTCGTCGGCCCGCTCGCTCCCTTCGGTCGCTCGCGGTCGGTTTCGTGTGACGGCCTGCCCTCCCCCGAGTCACATACCCTCACATTCGTTCGGGTATGCTCCCGGCCACGTATTCTGGTTTAGTTCTCCGCTGGCGCGCCCTCGCGCACGTTCACCGCCATCCCGGTCTCGAAGTCCGCGATGGCGTCGGCAGCCAGTTCCGCCGTCCCGACCGCGATCAACTCGCCGCGCTCGTGGACCACCAGCACCTCGTCGCCCGGCCGGATTTCGGGGCCCGCCTCGAGGACGAACTTCGTGAAGACGTTCTTCTCGTCGCGGACGAACGGTTCGCTCTCGTCGTCGACGACGACGCGATAGGCCGGGTGCTCGAGGGCCGCGTGGAGCCGACGACCGCCCTCGAGGCCGAGGGTGAATCGACCGTCGGTCCCGAAGGAGACGAGCCGACCGTCGTCGGCGTGGACCTGCTGGGGCCGACCCGAGGAGGTGCGCTTGATCGCCAGTGACTCCGCGGACGGAAAGAGGGCCGCGCCCGCGCCCGCTCCGAACTGGTAGTCCGCGATGGTCCGCAGTTCCGGCAGTCCCGCCTGTCCGTGCCCGTCGGCTGGATCGCTCATTGGGCGGAATTTCACGCGCGCGGTCGAAAGCCCTTCGACCTCGCACCGGACTCGAGCGGCCGATCTCGATTCCCGCGGTCGCATCACCGACCCGTATCGCCCGAGCTATCGAAATTTCTGACAGAACGGAAATAGCGAACGTTATAATACTCGATTCAGTAATTCCGATATCGAATGGACGCCACGCAAATCGCCCTCGGGGTCGCGCTCCTCCTGTTCGGCACCCTGACGCTGGCCGGGCCGGCAACGCTCGTCTCCGGGCCGCTCGTATACGTCCTGACGGGAGCGATGTTTCTCATCACCGGATACGCACTGGTAGTCGGACTCTGGACGGAGCGATCCCCGGACCGATCCTGAGTCGCGGAGACGCGTCCCGCGCTCAGAGGAGGAACGTCTCGTGGCGTTCGCCCAGGTCGACGAAGGAATCGGCCGCCGCGATGAGTTCCTCGGCTGTTGAGGATTCGAACGCCATCACCTCGACGCGGACGCCCTCGTGGCGCAGATGCGAGCAGAGCCGCGAGAAGTCGCCGTCGCCGGTACAGAGCACGATCGTATCGACGTGGTTGGCCAGCGTCACCGCGTCTAAGCTCATCCCGACGTCCCAGTCGGCCTTCTTCGTCCCGTCCGAGAACGTCTTGATGTCCTTGATCTTCGGCTCGAAGCCGATGTCGATCAGCGCCTCGAAGAAGCTCTCCTCCTCGGGGGAGTCCGCGCGGATGACGTAGGCGATCGCGCGAGTGAGCTGGCGGTCCTGGACGGCCTTGTCGAGCAGCGCGGAGTAGTCGATATTCCGGCTGTGGAGACTCTGTGCGGTGTGATAGAGGTTCTGGGCGTCGACGAGAACGGCGACGCGCTGGCCGGGATGAATTTCGGTCATGAATTACACTGTGCAGAGCAACCGTAAAAACCGCGGCGTTCCGCGGGTCGCACGATCGCCGGTTTCCGTCTCGAGCGTCGCGACGATCGTCCGCGGCGAGAGACGACGGTACAGCGAGTCACTCCAGTTGGCGCTCGAGGCGTTGCAACCGCTCGATTCGCCGGTCGACCGACGGATGGGTCGAGACGAACCGGCCGACGAAGCCCGACTTCACGGGGACGACGAAGAAGGCGTTCAGTTCGGCGACACCGCGCAGGTCCTCGTCGGGAACGCGCTCGAGTTCGTCCGAGAGCGATCGCAGCGCGGCGGCCAACGCCGACGGGTCGCCGGTGATCGCGACCGCACCGCTGTCGGCGGCGACCTCGCGGTGGCGAGCGAAGAGGCGAACGAAAACGGAGCCGACGAGCCAGGCGACGATCGAAACGGGGGCGAGTACGACGACACCGCTCGGAACGTCGTGGCCACCGTCACGACCGCCGAGGGCCAGACCGCTCGCCACGAGAATCATGAGCGCGATCGTCGGGAGAAACGAGGCGAGGGTCATCGCGATCGCGTCCCGATTCTTGACGTGGGCCAGTTCGTGCGCGATGACGGCCTCGCGCTGTTCGCCCTCGAGCGTCTCGAGCAGGCCGCTGGTCACCGTGATCGTGGCGCTCCGGCGGCTGTAGCCGGTGACGAAGGCGTTGGGTACCGCGGCGTCGACGACGGCGATCGTCGGAGCCGGGAGGTCTGCCTGCCGGGCGAGCCGCTCGACCGTCGCGTAGAGGTCGGGATGCTCGTCAGGACCGACCGCGGTCGCGCCCAGACCCCGCGGGAGAAGCCGCGTAGCGTACCAGTAGTGGACGCCGGCGAAGCCGAGCGCGAGGAGCCCGTAGACGACGATACCGGCGCCGTTGGTGTAGCTGACGATCACGGTAGTACTGATGGCCCCGACGGCCAGATACACCGCCACCAGCAGGACCATCGTCACGAGCATACGGACTCGCAGTCCCCAGTCCGTCGGCCACTCCATACCTGAAATCTCAGGTGACACCTGAAATAGGTGTTGGTCGGTTGACTGAACGAGAACGGGTCGCCGGCGCAGCGGCTCTCGGTGTGAGAACGATATCGTCGGTGCGGAACGGTCGAGGAGCGGGACCGCTTAGCTTCGGAGCTTCTCGATGCGCTTCTCCGTCGGCGGGTGGCTCGCGAACAGCTTCTCCATGAGGCCGCGGTCGGTGTTCATGATACAGAGCGCGCTCATGCTGTCGTCCAACTGCGACTCACGGCCCTGTGCGCCGCTCGAGATCTTCTCGAGGGCGCGCGCCAGCGGTTCGCCGGTGCCGATGTACTGGCGGGCGTCCTCGTCGGCGACGTACTCGCGGTACCGCGAGATGGCCAGCACGAAGATCATCACGAGCATGTTCGCCAGCGAGGAGGCGACCATCGCGAGGATCCAGGTGCCGATGTTGCGTTCACCGCCCATCAGGACCGCGAAGTAGGCGACGTAGCCGACCATCATCCCGATGGACTGGCCGATGACCATCGTGATGACGTCGCGGTTCTTGATGTGGGCGATCTCGTGGGCGATGACGCCCTCGAGTTCGTCGCGCTCGAGGATCTGCATGAGTTCCGTCGAGACGCAGACGACGCCGGCGCCCTTGCGGCCGACGGCGAAGGCGTTGGGGACGCCCATGCTCATCACCATCAGCTTGGGCTTGTCGACGCCCATATCGCGGGAGAGCGATTCGGTCATCCGATGGACCTCGCGGTACTGGCCCTCCTCGGGCATCTCCTCGGCGCCTCTGAGCGCCATCCACTTGCCGAGTTTGTACTGGATCGCGGGGAGAATGACGATCCCGGCGGGAAGTATCAGAAGCGGGCTAACACCGAATAGCAGGGCCAAAAACGTCGCTGCACCGACGTAGAAGGCGAACAGGATGGTGCCGACGACGACCATCCGAAGTTTCAGTCCGAAATCCGTCATAGGTGATGCTATGTAACCCTCGGGGATAAATTACGCGGAACATCATGTCAGCTTCTGGCACATACTGGGGACGATCGCTGATCGAAGACGCAACCGATAAGGGATTCCGGATCCGTGGGTCAGGTATGCGTCACGTCGCTCACCGATCCGTCGGCTCCGTCTCGAGCGGCGTTACCCCTCGTTTTTCGAAACGTAAACGTGTGTGAGAGTGCTCGTAGCGGGTGTAGCAGCCCCGTTTCGGGCGCGGTCTCGGTCCGCACACGAGCGACGATCGATCACGGACGATCGAACCACCACCACCACCACCGATACGACACAGCCATTCCACAATGACAGCACTCGACCTTTCGGGCGTCTTCCCGGCCATGTGTACGCCCTTCGACAGCGACGAACGGATCGACTTCGAAACGCTCCAGACCGACGCGCAGCGACTCGAGGCCGCGGGCGTCGACGGGCTCGTCCCCGTCGGCTCGACCGGCGAGTCGGCGACGCTGACCCACGACGAACACGTCCAGGTCGTCGAAGCGGTCATCGAGGCCGTCGACGACGTCCCCGTCATCGCGGGCACGGGCTCGAACAACACCCGCGAGGCGCTCGAGCTCTCCGAACGCGCGGCCGACGCGGGCGCTGACGGACTCCTGCTCATCTCGCCGTACTACAACAAGCCCGAACAGCGCGGGCTCGTCGAACACTATCGGACGATCGCCGACGCGGTCGACCTCCCGCAGATCGTCTACAACGTCCCCTCGCGGACGGGCCAGAACATCGAGCCCGACACCGCCGTCGAACTCGCGAGCCACGAGAACATCGCGGGCTACAAGGCCGCCAGCGGCGACCTCGGCCAGATCGGCGAAATCGCCGAGCGAACGACCGACGAGGAGTTCGCGGTGCTTTCGGGCGACGACGCGCTCACGCTGCCGACGATCTCCGTCGGCGGTACCGGAACGATCAGCGTCGCCGCGAACATCGAACCCGAACGCACGTGCGCGATGGTCGGCGCGGCCCTCGACGGCGACTACGAGCGCGCGCAGCGACTCCACCACGAACTCGGGCCGCTGTTCCGCGAACTGTTCGTCGAGACCAACCCGATTCCGGTCAAGGAAGCGATGCAGATCCGCGGCTACGGCCCCGCTCGCATGCGCTCGCCGCTGACCCGCCTCTCCGAGGAGTACCGCGAGGACCTCGAGGCCGTCCTCGCGGATCTCGAGGACGAGTCGTGGACCGCCGGCACCACCGACGCGAGCGACGACGGAACCGCAGTGGAGGGCGATCGATGACGGTCCGGATCGGCGTCACCGGCGCGACCGGTCGAATGGGCCGGGAAGTGATCGCCGCCGTTGTCGGCCGCGACGACTGCGAGGTCGTCTTCGCGGTCAACCGCGACCCCGACGGCGAGACCGTCGACGGCGTCGAGATCGAGCCGGCCGACGAGTTCGACTCGCTGGTCGTCGACCGCGAGCCCACCGCCGTCATCGACTTCACCGGCCCCGAGTCGGCCGTCGACTACGCCGCGGCCTGCGCTGACGCCGGCGTCGCCTTCGTCACGGGAACCACCGGGTTCGACGACGACCAGCGCGAGGCGCTCGAGGACGCCGGCGAGGATGTCGCGGTCCTCCACGCGCCGAACTTCGCCCGCGGCGTACAGGCGCTGGTGAACGTCGTCGGCGAAGCGGTGCAGAACCTGCCGGGCTACGACGTCGAACTCGTCGAGACCCACCACAACGGGAAGCGCGACGCGCCCAGCGGGACCGCGAACCGACTGCTCGAGGAGATCGAGGCCAACGGGGAGTTCTCCGAGCGCACGCACGGACGCGAGGGCGAGGCCCCCCGCGAGGAGGGCGAGATCGGCGTCCACGCGCTTCGCGCGGGCGACGTCACCGGCGAACACGAGCTCGTCCTCGCGGGCAACCACGAGGAGGTCCGACTCACGCACCGCGCGGAGGACCGGGGCGTCTTCGCCGCCGGCGCGGTCGACGCGGCGGTCTGGATCGCTGGACAGAAGGCGGGTCAATACGACTTCGCGGACGTGATCAGCGAATGAGCGCACTCGAAACCGAGATTTCGGAGCTGTGGACGCGATATCAGAACGGCGACGTCGACGCCGAGACGGCCGGCGAGGACGAGTACGCGACCCTCGAGGCCTTCCTCGAGGCCCTCGAGGACGGCGAGGTCCGCGCCGCCGAGAAGCGGGGCGACTCGTGGGAGGCCAACGAGTGGGTCAAGCAGGGCATCCTGCTGAACTTCGGCCTCCGGGAGATCCAGCAGTACGAACACGGGGCCACGACGTACAACGACGTCCTGCCGCTGGCCGACTCGAGCGAGTACGGCGACCGCGGGAGCCGCAACACGCCCGACGGCACCGTCGTCCGACAGGGCGCTCACATCGGCTCGGACTGCATCATGATGAGCCCGTCGTTCGTCAACATCGGTGCCCACGTCGGCGACGGTACGCTCGTCGACTCCTGTGACACCGTCGGCTCCTGCGCCCAGATCGGGGAAAACGTCAAGCTCGGCGCCAACACCCTCATCGGGGGGGTTCTGGAGCCCGTCGAGAACGCGCCGGTCATCGTCGAGGACAACGTCTCCCTGGGCGCCGGCTGTCGCGTCACCAGCGGCTTCGTCGTCGGCGAGAACAGCGTCGTCGGGGAGAACACCCTGCTGACGCCGCGCATCCCCGTCTACGACCTCGTCGAGGAGGAGGTCGTCTACGGCGAACTGCCCGCCGACCGCCGCGCGTTCACGCGCTTCGTCGAGTCCTCGATCAGCGACCACGACCTCTTCGACGGCGGCGCCTACAAGCCCGCCGTGGTGGCGACCGATCTCGAGACGGAGACGCTCGAGGCCACCGAGCGCGAGGACGCGCTTCGGGAATAATCGGTTCGAGCGGGACTACGCGGCTATTTTTGGCAGGCTGGTTCTACAGCGGCGATTTCAGTCACGGAACTCTCGAGCCCACCGCGAAGCCCCCAATCCGTACGTCCAGACGGATACGATCGAGAACTGGAACCCAAACGCTTGAATCCTCGCGGTCACTTGCAAGTGACAATGAGTACCCTCGCGGATTCGCCGGCCGTCCGCCGGCTCGCCGACTGGGACGTGACTCGCCTCGAGTCGCTGGTCGGCGACTACGGCTCGCCGCTGTACGTGCTCGACGTAGAGCGCGTGCGCGAGAACTATCGTCGCCTCGCGGCGGCGTTTCCCGACGCCGAGATCATGTACGCCGTGAAGGCCAACGCCCTCGGAGACGTCCTCGAGGCGCTCCACGAGGAGGGAGCGGGCCTCGAGTGTGCCTCGGCCGGAGAAGTCAAGCGCGCGCTCGCGGCCACCGAGTCGAGCGATAGGAGCGACGCATCCGGCGCTGACGTCCACTACACCGCGGTCAACCCGCCCGCGCGGGATCTGGACTGGGTCGTCGACGCCTGGGAGGAGTACCCCGACCTGACGATCACCGTCGGCGCCGCGGACACGATCGACCGCCTCGAGGAACGGGGCTACGACGGCCGGCTCTGCCTCCGCGTGAACCCCGGTATCGACGCCGGCCACCACGAGAAGGTCAAGACCGGCGCCGCCGCCAAGTTCGGCGTGCCGATCGAGCGCGCCGTCGACGTGCTCGCCGACGCCGCCGATCGGGGCTTCGACGTCGTCGGGATCCACGCCCACGTGGGGTCGGGCGTCTCGAGCGACCAACTGGACGACCACCGGCAGTTCGTCGCGCGGATGGGTGAGCTCGCGCGTGAGGTGAGCGAGGCCCTGGACGGCGACCTCGAGTTCGTCGACGTCGGCGGCGGCTTCGGCGTCCCCTACCGCGAGGACGAGGCGCCGCTCGATCTCGAGGCGGTCGCCGAGGCGACACGCGAGGCGCTCGGCGACGTCGACGCGCGGCTGACGATCGAACCCGGCCGCTACTTCGTCGCCGACGCGGGCGTCCTCCTGACCGCGGTCAACACCGTCAAGGAGGCCCGCGACACCCTCGCGGTCGGCGTCGACGCCGGGATGACGACCCTGCTGCGGCCCGCGATGTACGACGCCTATCACCCGATTCGAAATCTGACGGCGGACATCGACGTCGACTCGAGCGACGAACCCGTCGAATCGGCCGATACCGGTCGCGAAACGGTCCCGCAGACGATCGCCGGCCCGATCTGCGAGAGCGGGGACGTTTTCTGTACGGACCGTCAACTGGTCGCAAGCGAGCGCGGGGACGTCCTCGCGATCGGCAATGCGGGAGCCTACGGCTACGAGATGGCCAGCCAGTACAACTCCCGGCCGCGACCCGCGTCGGTCGTCGTCGACGGCGACGACGTGCGACTCGCCCGGCGACGCGAGACGTTCGACGACGTAACGCGACTCGAGACGAACCGGTCCCGTCCGGCGGACGCGGACCGAGAAGCCCATAACGATGACGACCGCGACACACGATAGCACGATGAGCGTTCCATTCCAGAAGTACCACGGCACCGGCAACGACTTTCTAATCATCCACGCGGACGAGTACGTCCCCGATCGGGGCGCGCTCGCCGAGCGCGAGTGCGACCGCGACGACGGCGTCGGTGCCGACGGCGTCCTCTATCTCGCCTTAGAGGAGCGGTTCCAGCCCCCGCGGGTCATCATGACGCTGGTCCAGCCAGACGGCGCGACGGCCCCGATGTGCGGCAACGGCGCGCGCTGTGCCGCCGACTGGGCCATGCGGAAGACCGGCGCCGACAGCGTCATGATCGACACGCAGTCGGGCACCCTCCGAGCGGACCGAACCGACGAGACGATCACCATCGAGATGGGCACGCCGACGTTCGATCCCGCGGAGGTCCCCGTCAGGGCCGACGAGCCCGTCTTCGAGGAGGAGATCGAGGGCCTCGAGGTGACGATGGTCAACACCGGCGTCCCCCACGCCGTCGCGTTCGTCGACGACGTCGACGAGGTAGACCTCGAGACGATCGCCCCGCCGGTCCGCTACGGCGACGCGTTCCCCGTCGGAACGAACGTCACGCTCGCCAGCCCGGACGGCGCGGGCGGCTTCGACCAGCGGACCTACGAACGCGGCGTGGAGGGCGAGACCGACTCCTGTGGCACCGGCGCGGTCGCCATCGCCGTCGTCGCGCGCCGACTCGGTCGCACTGACGCCGACCCGGTCGACGTCCACCCGCCGGGCGGTGACCTGCAGGTGAGCTTCAACGACCGCGGGAACGCGACCCTGTCCGGCCCCGTCGAACACGAGTTCGACGGCGAGGTGACCGTCCGATCGCCGACTGAACTGTGAGCGGGGACGACGGAGCGATAGCAGCCGAAGACGCCGAATTCGCTGGCTTCGATCCCATCGAGTTCCTCGAGACGGCCGTCCAGCACCCCTCTCACGAGGACGTCGGTCCGATGCGGGCGTTTCTGTGCGAAACGCTCGAGGCCCGCGGCGTCGAGCCCCGCGTCGACGACGGCGGGAACGTGCTCGCGACCCGCGGGGCGGCCGACGCCGAGACCCAGGTCGTGCTGAACACGCACATCGACACCGTCTCGCCGCACGTCCCGTTCGAACGGGACGCGGGCGTTCCCGAGGGAACGGGTGAGACCGAGGTCGACACCGGGAACGGCGAGAGCGACGTAATCCGCGGGCGAGGCTCCTGCGACGCGAAGGGACCGCTCGCCGCGTTGCTCGCGGCCTTCTTCGCCGTCGATCCCACCGAAGGGCATGTCACGCTCGCGATCACGCCGGACGAGGAGGTGCTCTCGACCGGCGCCTACGAACTCGTCTCCGG from Haloterrigena sp. KLK7 includes these protein-coding regions:
- a CDS encoding M48 family metalloprotease, translating into MTDFGLKLRMVVVGTILFAFYVGAATFLALLFGVSPLLILPAGIVILPAIQYKLGKWMALRGAEEMPEEGQYREVHRMTESLSRDMGVDKPKLMVMSMGVPNAFAVGRKGAGVVCVSTELMQILERDELEGVIAHEIAHIKNRDVITMVIGQSIGMMVGYVAYFAVLMGGERNIGTWILAMVASSLANMLVMIFVLAISRYREYVADEDARQYIGTGEPLARALEKISSGAQGRESQLDDSMSALCIMNTDRGLMEKLFASHPPTEKRIEKLRS
- the lysA gene encoding diaminopimelate decarboxylase, with the translated sequence MSTLADSPAVRRLADWDVTRLESLVGDYGSPLYVLDVERVRENYRRLAAAFPDAEIMYAVKANALGDVLEALHEEGAGLECASAGEVKRALAATESSDRSDASGADVHYTAVNPPARDLDWVVDAWEEYPDLTITVGAADTIDRLEERGYDGRLCLRVNPGIDAGHHEKVKTGAAAKFGVPIERAVDVLADAADRGFDVVGIHAHVGSGVSSDQLDDHRQFVARMGELAREVSEALDGDLEFVDVGGGFGVPYREDEAPLDLEAVAEATREALGDVDARLTIEPGRYFVADAGVLLTAVNTVKEARDTLAVGVDAGMTTLLRPAMYDAYHPIRNLTADIDVDSSDEPVESADTGRETVPQTIAGPICESGDVFCTDRQLVASERGDVLAIGNAGAYGYEMASQYNSRPRPASVVVDGDDVRLARRRETFDDVTRLETNRSRPADADREAHNDDDRDTR
- the dapF gene encoding diaminopimelate epimerase; protein product: MSVPFQKYHGTGNDFLIIHADEYVPDRGALAERECDRDDGVGADGVLYLALEERFQPPRVIMTLVQPDGATAPMCGNGARCAADWAMRKTGADSVMIDTQSGTLRADRTDETITIEMGTPTFDPAEVPVRADEPVFEEEIEGLEVTMVNTGVPHAVAFVDDVDEVDLETIAPPVRYGDAFPVGTNVTLASPDGAGGFDQRTYERGVEGETDSCGTGAVAIAVVARRLGRTDADPVDVHPPGGDLQVSFNDRGNATLSGPVEHEFDGEVTVRSPTEL
- a CDS encoding 2,3,4,5-tetrahydropyridine-2,6-dicarboxylate N-succinyltransferase; this encodes MSALETEISELWTRYQNGDVDAETAGEDEYATLEAFLEALEDGEVRAAEKRGDSWEANEWVKQGILLNFGLREIQQYEHGATTYNDVLPLADSSEYGDRGSRNTPDGTVVRQGAHIGSDCIMMSPSFVNIGAHVGDGTLVDSCDTVGSCAQIGENVKLGANTLIGGVLEPVENAPVIVEDNVSLGAGCRVTSGFVVGENSVVGENTLLTPRIPVYDLVEEEVVYGELPADRRAFTRFVESSISDHDLFDGGAYKPAVVATDLETETLEATEREDALRE
- the dapB gene encoding 4-hydroxy-tetrahydrodipicolinate reductase, which gives rise to MTVRIGVTGATGRMGREVIAAVVGRDDCEVVFAVNRDPDGETVDGVEIEPADEFDSLVVDREPTAVIDFTGPESAVDYAAACADAGVAFVTGTTGFDDDQREALEDAGEDVAVLHAPNFARGVQALVNVVGEAVQNLPGYDVELVETHHNGKRDAPSGTANRLLEEIEANGEFSERTHGREGEAPREEGEIGVHALRAGDVTGEHELVLAGNHEEVRLTHRAEDRGVFAAGAVDAAVWIAGQKAGQYDFADVISE
- a CDS encoding NYN domain-containing protein, translating into MTEIHPGQRVAVLVDAQNLYHTAQSLHSRNIDYSALLDKAVQDRQLTRAIAYVIRADSPEEESFFEALIDIGFEPKIKDIKTFSDGTKKADWDVGMSLDAVTLANHVDTIVLCTGDGDFSRLCSHLRHEGVRVEVMAFESSTAEELIAAADSFVDLGERHETFLL
- a CDS encoding methyltransferase domain-containing protein is translated as MTDDSASETDANGDGTASADGTADADADVDADDRVPVLLVKGDREYLIRPGGEQGTDLGVLEVPEDVQPGDTVETHLGEAFRVRRLRGPDLFHQFERTGAPMVPRDVGLVIGETGVSRGDRVLDTGTGTGVLAASMARAGAEVVTYERDPEFADVARENMKLGGVDDSVDVRTGDLTDEIDALEPSSFDVLTLDTGDAAAVVEHAPDLLVDGGFIAVYSPFIESTREVVAAAREVDLSNVRTRETIQREMQFDDRGSRPSTAPVGHTGYLTIARNV
- the dapA gene encoding 4-hydroxy-tetrahydrodipicolinate synthase — translated: MTALDLSGVFPAMCTPFDSDERIDFETLQTDAQRLEAAGVDGLVPVGSTGESATLTHDEHVQVVEAVIEAVDDVPVIAGTGSNNTREALELSERAADAGADGLLLISPYYNKPEQRGLVEHYRTIADAVDLPQIVYNVPSRTGQNIEPDTAVELASHENIAGYKAASGDLGQIGEIAERTTDEEFAVLSGDDALTLPTISVGGTGTISVAANIEPERTCAMVGAALDGDYERAQRLHHELGPLFRELFVETNPIPVKEAMQIRGYGPARMRSPLTRLSEEYREDLEAVLADLEDESWTAGTTDASDDGTAVEGDR
- a CDS encoding nascent polypeptide-associated complex protein, with protein sequence MFGGGGGGLNPRKMEQMMQQMGIDVEDIDAEEVIIRTDEYDLVFNNAEVTKMDARGEETYQIIGSPEQVESGAAGASAGADADAGDAIPDEDVELVATRAGVSEDDARDALEAVDGDLAAAVERLE
- a CDS encoding PUA domain-containing protein, with the translated sequence MSDPADGHGQAGLPELRTIADYQFGAGAGAALFPSAESLAIKRTSSGRPQQVHADDGRLVSFGTDGRFTLGLEGGRRLHAALEHPAYRVVVDDESEPFVRDEKNVFTKFVLEAGPEIRPGDEVLVVHERGELIAVGTAELAADAIADFETGMAVNVREGAPAEN
- a CDS encoding M48 family metalloprotease, with translation MEWPTDWGLRVRMLVTMVLLVAVYLAVGAISTTVIVSYTNGAGIVVYGLLALGFAGVHYWYATRLLPRGLGATAVGPDEHPDLYATVERLARQADLPAPTIAVVDAAVPNAFVTGYSRRSATITVTSGLLETLEGEQREAVIAHELAHVKNRDAIAMTLASFLPTIALMILVASGLALGGRDGGHDVPSGVVVLAPVSIVAWLVGSVFVRLFARHREVAADSGAVAITGDPSALAAALRSLSDELERVPDEDLRGVAELNAFFVVPVKSGFVGRFVSTHPSVDRRIERLQRLERQLE